Proteins from a genomic interval of Methanofollis formosanus:
- a CDS encoding tetratricopeptide repeat protein, producing MVAGKRGAGLLTIGTILFIVIVMSGGAGCVGTDQGVGASTEDADWHEIRTRGVALFEAGDLDEALTLFKEQERICRESGDREGLAAALGSQGTVYLKWGDLDGAMELLKIQEEMCRELGLMDGLQRSLGNQAGVCYLRDDISSAMKLFKEQEEICRELGLKDGLQRSLGNQGLILQTQGDLDGAMELYREQGQICRELGLKDNLRKCLEKRGTILYLRDDLDGAMELYREQEQICRELGLKDNLRKCLEKRGTILYLRDDLDGAMELYREQEQICRELGVMDGLQEALWNQANIFLDRGDLDNALDLYKEQEQICREIGLKDSLQASLGNQALILRARGDLDGAMDLHREEEEICRELGLKTDLQRSLANRGLILYDRGELDDAMGLLREEEQICCERGMMERLQRSVGNQGAILSTRGDLDGAMVLYKEQERICRKNGLKDELQRSLGNQGNILSARGDPDGAMELYKEKERICRELGLRDSLQVALGSQGIILSDRGDPDGAMEFYREQELICRELGLKDYLQGCLGNQGIILSDRGDLDGAMELHKEEERICRELGLKDSLQTCLGNQANILSDRGDLDGAMELYKEQERICRELGLKDSLQTCLGNQGNLLSDRGDLDGAMELHKDEERICRELGLKDSLQTCLGNQGNIIYQRGDLDGAMELYREQERICREVGATEGLLFALSNQAILLAFDREDPEKALPLIEEAYRTATSCGLERRAEEIRPNLEEIRRMAGG from the coding sequence ATGGTAGCCGGGAAAAGGGGCGCAGGGCTCCTGACCATAGGAACGATCCTCTTCATTGTCATCGTCATGAGTGGTGGCGCTGGCTGCGTCGGCACAGATCAGGGGGTCGGTGCGTCAACTGAGGATGCAGACTGGCATGAGATCCGGACCCGAGGCGTTGCACTCTTTGAGGCAGGCGATCTCGATGAGGCATTAACACTCTTCAAGGAACAGGAGCGGATCTGCAGGGAGAGTGGGGACAGAGAGGGCCTGGCAGCAGCACTCGGGAGTCAGGGGACTGTGTACCTGAAGTGGGGTGACCTTGACGGCGCCATGGAACTCCTCAAGATACAAGAAGAAATGTGCCGGGAACTCGGGCTGATGGACGGCCTGCAGAGATCTCTTGGGAACCAGGCGGGAGTCTGCTATCTTCGAGATGACATCAGCAGTGCCATGAAACTCTTCAAGGAACAGGAAGAGATCTGCCGGGAACTCGGGCTGAAGGACGGTTTGCAGAGATCTCTTGGAAACCAGGGGCTTATCCTCCAAACACAGGGTGACCTCGACGGCGCCATGGAACTCTACCGGGAACAGGGGCAGATCTGCCGGGAACTTGGGCTGAAGGATAATCTGCGGAAATGTCTTGAGAAGAGAGGGACTATCCTCTATCTGCGGGATGACCTTGACGGCGCCATGGAACTCTACCGGGAACAGGAGCAGATCTGCCGGGAACTCGGGCTGAAGGATAATCTGCGGAAATGTCTTGAGAAGAGAGGGACTATTCTCTATCTGCGGGATGACCTTGACGGCGCCATGGAACTCTACCGGGAACAGGAGCAGATCTGCCGAGAACTAGGGGTGATGGACGGCCTGCAGGAAGCTCTCTGGAACCAGGCGAATATATTTCTAGATCGGGGAGATCTTGACAACGCTCTGGATCTCTACAAGGAACAGGAGCAGATCTGCCGGGAAATCGGGCTAAAGGATTCTTTGCAGGCATCCCTTGGGAATCAAGCACTTATCTTGCGGGCTCGTGGTGACCTTGACGGCGCCATGGACCTTCACCGTGAAGAGGAAGAGATCTGCCGGGAACTCGGGTTGAAGACTGACCTACAGAGATCCCTCGCAAATCGGGGATTAATTCTTTATGATAGGGGCGAATTGGACGATGCTATGGGCCTTCTCAGGGAGGAAGAACAGATCTGCTGCGAACGTGGGATGATGGAGAGGCTACAGAGATCTGTGGGGAACCAGGGTGCCATACTCTCTACTCGTGGTGACCTTGACGGCGCCATGGTACTCTACAAGGAACAGGAACGGATCTGCCGGAAAAACGGGTTGAAGGACGAATTACAGAGATCCCTCGGAAACCAGGGGAACATTCTCTCTGCTCGTGGTGACCCTGACGGCGCCATGGAGCTTTACAAGGAAAAGGAGCGGATCTGTCGGGAACTCGGGCTAAGGGATAGCTTGCAGGTAGCCCTTGGATCCCAGGGGATCATTCTCTCTGATCGGGGTGACCCTGACGGCGCCATGGAGTTCTACAGAGAACAGGAACTCATCTGCCGGGAACTGGGGCTGAAAGACTACCTGCAGGGATGCCTCGGAAACCAGGGGATCATCCTCTCTGATCGGGGTGACCTTGACGGCGCCATGGAACTCCACAAAGAGGAGGAACGCATCTGCCGGGAGCTGGGGCTGAAAGACAGCCTACAAACATGCCTTGGAAACCAGGCGAATATCCTCTCTGATCGGGGCGACCTTGACGGCGCCATGGAACTCTATAAGGAACAAGAGCGGATCTGCAGGGAACTCGGCCTGAAGGACAGCCTACAAACATGCCTTGGAAACCAGGGAAATCTCCTCTCTGATCGGGGTGACCTCGATGGCGCCATGGAACTCCACAAAGATGAGGAACGCATCTGCCGGGAACTCGGGTTGAAAGACTCCCTGCAGACATGCCTCGGAAACCAGGGGAACATCATCTATCAGCGGGGTGACCTCGACGGCGCCATGGAACTCTACCGGGAACAGGAACGGATCTGTCGAGAGGTCGGCGCTACCGAAGGACTTTTGTTTGCGCTCTCGAACCAGGCCATTCTACTGGCATTCGACAGGGAAGACCCCGAAAAAGCCCTGCCACTCATCGAGGAGGCGTACAGGACCGCCACATCATGCGGTTTGGAGAGACGGGCAGAGGAGATCCGGCCCAACCTCGAAGAGATCCGCAGGATGGCCGGAGGATGA